One Deltaproteobacteria bacterium DNA segment encodes these proteins:
- a CDS encoding HPr family phosphocarrier protein, whose protein sequence is MREGSFTIFNELGFHARAAAQFVKLANNYDCEITVYKDGYSANGKSILGLLTLAASKGTVLRIIASGKHEEEAINTLGQIINNKFGEQK, encoded by the coding sequence ATGAGAGAGGGTAGTTTTACTATATTCAATGAGCTTGGATTCCATGCAAGGGCAGCAGCCCAGTTTGTGAAACTTGCAAATAATTATGATTGTGAGATCACGGTTTATAAGGATGGGTACAGCGCTAACGGCAAAAGTATACTCGGATTATTAACCCTTGCAGCAAGTAAAGGCACAGTTCTAAGGATTATCGCCTCAGGCAAACATGAAGAAGAGGCGATAAATACACTCGGACAGATAATCAATAATAAATTTGGAGAGCAGAAGTGA
- the ptsP gene encoding phosphoenolpyruvate--protein phosphotransferase gives MTTYLKGIGVSPGWATGKAIIPIANNFAISRYHVMADRIPYEVNRFISAIEKSKEELNSFKNKINTEIGKEAKLILDTHILILEDKGLIENIVSKIKNSRMNTEWALTEVLVEIEKTFNGIDDEYLKERKFDIIHEGQRVLKHLTERERKIEPEETGILVITEFAMSNSSFLMKEDIRAVALELGGLASHTTIIARSLGIPAVAGIKNLSEKIKDGDMLLLDGNNGILIIDPESETLYKYKTASIPSVSTIQKDIKMGVKTVDDVPIKVMANIEFPEEAEYAKNKGADGIGLFRTEYLYISKKELPTEDQSYSEYSSIVKLFHGSTIIIRTLDTGGDKLLSTQYKKTQNPALGLRGIRLCLKEKELLKTQLRGILRASEFGETSILLPMITSTEEAIEVKQLIEDTRSNLISQGYKLGTVKIGALIETPAASIIINELLDILDFASVGTNDLIQYTLATDRSDNDVIYLYQPLHPAVIRILASIATAAENHGKPAQICGEMANTPLYIPLLLGMGYSALSMDKTSIQRIKRLISRINMEKSKNIAKKAITLGSQSEVEQLILKSFKEELSYET, from the coding sequence GTGACCACTTACCTCAAAGGTATCGGAGTTTCCCCAGGATGGGCAACTGGTAAGGCGATAATTCCCATTGCAAATAACTTCGCCATATCCAGATATCACGTAATGGCTGACAGAATTCCCTATGAGGTGAACAGATTTATTTCTGCAATTGAAAAATCCAAGGAAGAACTAAACTCATTCAAAAATAAAATCAATACCGAAATAGGTAAAGAAGCAAAGCTTATACTTGATACACACATATTGATCCTTGAGGATAAAGGTTTAATAGAAAACATAGTGAGCAAAATAAAAAATAGTAGAATGAACACGGAGTGGGCTTTAACTGAGGTACTTGTAGAGATCGAGAAGACCTTTAACGGTATAGATGACGAATATCTAAAAGAAAGAAAATTTGATATAATACATGAAGGGCAGCGTGTTCTCAAACATCTTACGGAACGTGAAAGAAAAATCGAGCCTGAAGAGACGGGCATCCTTGTTATTACAGAGTTTGCAATGTCAAACTCTTCGTTCCTGATGAAAGAAGACATCCGTGCTGTCGCACTTGAGTTGGGCGGACTTGCATCTCATACTACAATAATTGCCCGTTCGCTCGGGATACCCGCGGTTGCAGGAATAAAAAATCTCTCGGAAAAAATAAAAGACGGGGACATGTTGCTGCTGGACGGGAATAACGGCATACTCATAATAGACCCTGAATCAGAGACCCTCTATAAGTATAAAACGGCTTCTATCCCTTCCGTTAGCACTATACAAAAAGACATTAAAATGGGCGTAAAAACGGTTGATGATGTACCCATAAAGGTTATGGCTAATATCGAGTTTCCTGAAGAAGCAGAGTATGCAAAAAATAAGGGGGCTGATGGTATTGGATTGTTTAGAACAGAATACCTTTATATAAGTAAAAAAGAATTACCCACGGAAGATCAAAGTTATAGCGAGTACTCCTCGATTGTAAAACTATTTCACGGTTCAACTATAATAATAAGAACGCTTGATACAGGCGGAGATAAGCTCTTATCAACACAGTATAAGAAAACGCAAAATCCCGCACTCGGGCTGCGTGGAATAAGACTTTGCCTTAAAGAAAAAGAACTTTTAAAAACCCAGCTCAGGGGAATACTCAGGGCAAGCGAATTCGGCGAAACCAGTATACTTTTGCCCATGATCACTTCAACAGAGGAAGCCATTGAAGTAAAGCAATTAATAGAGGACACCAGATCCAATCTTATTTCACAGGGATACAAACTCGGTACTGTAAAAATAGGTGCGCTTATAGAGACACCGGCTGCATCCATTATAATTAATGAACTATTGGACATACTCGATTTTGCAAGCGTCGGAACTAATGATCTTATACAGTATACCCTCGCCACAGACAGATCCGACAATGATGTTATTTATCTATACCAGCCCCTTCATCCTGCCGTAATAAGGATACTCGCATCAATAGCTACTGCCGCAGAAAATCATGGCAAACCTGCACAAATATGCGGAGAAATGGCCAATACGCCGCTCTATATACCACTTTTACTCGGTATGGGATACTCTGCATTAAGTATGGATAAGACTTCTATTCAAAGGATAAAAAGATTGATATCCAGGATCAATATGGAAAAATCAAAAAATATTGCAAAAAAGGCAATAACGCTCGGTTCTCAAAGCGAAGTAGAACAATTAATTTTAAAGTCATTCAAAGAGGAGTTGAGTTATGAGACTTAA
- the mce gene encoding methylmalonyl-CoA epimerase, with product MRLNHIAIAVKDLSQAVSIYHNKIGASLGSRHVVESEGIEIAVINLDNTEIELMMPINNTGGVAKFIEKRGEGLHHICFEIDNIEETIKSLSNSGLKIIDTKPVIGYKGNKAFFVHPSSTDGVLLEFYEKR from the coding sequence ATGAGACTTAATCACATCGCTATCGCTGTTAAAGATCTTTCTCAGGCGGTTTCTATTTATCATAACAAGATCGGGGCATCGCTTGGCTCAAGGCATGTTGTTGAGAGTGAAGGGATTGAGATAGCCGTAATAAATCTTGATAATACCGAGATAGAGCTTATGATGCCTATTAACAATACAGGCGGTGTAGCAAAGTTTATAGAAAAAAGGGGCGAAGGACTTCATCATATATGCTTTGAGATCGATAATATAGAAGAAACTATAAAATCACTCTCAAACTCGGGTTTAAAAATCATTGACACCAAACCGGTGATCGGTTACAAAGGTAACAAGGCTTTTTTTGTGCACCCATCTTCGACAGACGGCGTACTTTTAGAATTTTATGAAAAGAGGTGA